The proteins below come from a single Natranaerofaba carboxydovora genomic window:
- a CDS encoding ABC transporter permease encodes MDMMAIEHLGVIFTQVLQQYRGEQLGLDEGEVSYLTGSVELTTTDLEADNDETVDGGFLMGENLVPLFFGILLFVLIMMTCSMLLQSALQEKQNKMSEIILSSAKPYQFMCGKIIGDFLLGIFQMGVWILLALPIVIYFTDWPVLEMILGVNIPLILFFGLSGYLFYAAIFVGLGATMEDMGSANNFQGVAMALPALSLIIMGPVMSDPTGTVATGASLFPFTSPIITIMRMGITEIPLWELLLSGILLIISIVLVMSIAAKLFRVGMLMYGKNATIPEIIKWIRYN; translated from the coding sequence ATGGATATGATGGCAATTGAACATCTTGGAGTTATATTTACACAAGTTCTACAGCAATACAGGGGAGAGCAGCTTGGTTTAGATGAAGGGGAGGTTTCATATTTAACAGGGAGTGTAGAGCTTACTACTACTGATTTAGAAGCTGATAATGATGAAACAGTTGATGGTGGATTTCTAATGGGAGAAAACTTAGTTCCTTTATTTTTTGGTATTTTGTTATTTGTTCTAATTATGATGACATGTTCTATGCTGCTTCAAAGTGCCCTGCAGGAAAAACAAAATAAAATGTCAGAGATAATTCTTTCTTCAGCAAAGCCTTATCAATTCATGTGTGGTAAGATTATCGGTGATTTTCTTCTGGGGATATTCCAGATGGGTGTTTGGATTTTGTTAGCGCTTCCTATAGTGATTTATTTTACTGATTGGCCGGTCCTTGAGATGATCTTGGGAGTTAATATTCCCTTGATACTTTTCTTTGGCTTATCTGGTTATCTGTTTTATGCTGCAATTTTTGTTGGGCTTGGTGCCACGATGGAAGATATGGGGAGTGCAAATAACTTTCAAGGGGTAGCTATGGCACTTCCTGCACTTTCCTTAATAATTATGGGGCCTGTAATGAGTGACCCTACTGGAACAGTTGCCACCGGTGCATCTTTATTTCCTTTCACCTCACCGATTATCACGATTATGAGGATGGGAATAACTGAAATACCCTTATGGGAACTTCTATTAAGCGGTATATTGTTGATAATTTCGATAGTTTTGGTCATGTCTATAGCAGCAAAATTATTTAGGGTTGGCATGCTAATGTATGGCAAAAATGCAACTATCCCTGAGATAATTAAATGGATTAGGTATAATTAA
- a CDS encoding RNA polymerase sigma factor, translating to MQVDYNYKKVKKPEEYPEDYLEKIEEKELINEYIDKLRLKDRSVIYYKIIEELTFEEIGAKLDEKETTLRSRYKRALDKLRSMFGENRHF from the coding sequence ATTCAAGTAGATTACAATTATAAGAAGGTTAAAAAACCAGAAGAATATCCAGAAGATTATTTAGAAAAAATTGAAGAAAAAGAGTTGATTAATGAATATATTGATAAGCTGCGTTTAAAAGATAGATCGGTTATTTACTATAAAATTATCGAGGAGCTTACCTTTGAAGAGATTGGTGCAAAGTTAGATGAAAAAGAAACAACTCTTCGCTCACGATACAAGAGGGCTTTAGATAAGTTAAGAAGTATGTTTGGAGAAAATAGACATTTTTAA
- a CDS encoding YaiI/YqxD family protein, whose product MKILVDADSCPVKDILFQVAKEYSVELVVVKNLSHDINSDYAEIITVDKGRDSVDFVIVNKTKKGDIVVTGDYGLASLALSKDAIVIHPNGWKYTNENIESLLMNRYINQQVRRKNGRHTKTPKRKKEDTIKFEKLLREIISKLQSQGNQE is encoded by the coding sequence ATGAAGATACTAGTGGATGCAGATAGCTGCCCTGTAAAAGATATTTTGTTTCAAGTGGCTAAGGAATACTCTGTCGAACTGGTAGTTGTAAAAAACTTATCCCACGATATTAATAGCGACTATGCAGAAATCATTACAGTAGATAAAGGTAGAGATTCTGTGGATTTTGTAATAGTTAACAAAACTAAAAAGGGTGATATAGTTGTAACCGGTGATTATGGATTGGCTTCACTTGCTCTATCAAAAGATGCTATAGTTATTCATCCAAATGGTTGGAAGTACACAAACGAGAATATAGAAAGCTTATTGATGAATAGATATATTAACCAACAAGTACGCCGAAAAAATGGCAGACATACCAAAACACCAAAGAGGAAAAAAGAAGATACTATCAAATTTGAAAAATTGTTAAGAGAGATAATATCTAAATTGCAAAGTCAAGGAAATCAAGAATAG
- a CDS encoding YbjQ family protein, producing the protein MEMLLTTTDVKTDYEVLGIVRGSRVKAVHLGKDIRAFLKGIVGGDVSDYSKLMEDTRENAVNDMVKEAEKLGANAIIGIRFSSSQIASGSSEIMVYGTAIKI; encoded by the coding sequence ATGGAAATGTTATTAACAACCACAGATGTGAAAACAGATTATGAGGTTCTTGGAATTGTTAGAGGAAGTAGAGTGAAAGCTGTCCATTTGGGCAAAGATATCAGAGCTTTTTTGAAAGGGATTGTTGGAGGAGATGTATCGGATTATTCAAAGCTAATGGAAGATACACGTGAGAATGCCGTCAATGACATGGTAAAAGAAGCTGAAAAGTTGGGGGCTAATGCTATTATTGGAATAAGATTTAGTTCTTCTCAGATAGCTTCTGGTTCTTCTGAAATAATGGTTTATGGTACTGCTATAAAAATATAA
- a CDS encoding type II toxin-antitoxin system VapC family toxin, producing the protein MNSYFFDTSAIIKIYHKEVGTPQVEKIYENLKNKIFISQLTKLEFISTLYKKYRTHEINQKALGTAKNIFLQDCEKRFTLVGSFVSHHLKDSSMEIIESYGMKMGIRTLDALQLAAFKQISENNCYFVCADKTLNKIAEDIGINIFFKLK; encoded by the coding sequence ATGAATTCTTATTTTTTTGATACTTCTGCTATAATTAAAATATACCACAAAGAAGTAGGAACACCACAAGTCGAAAAAATATATGAAAACTTAAAAAATAAGATTTTTATATCACAACTTACAAAACTAGAGTTTATTTCAACATTATACAAAAAGTATAGAACCCATGAAATAAATCAAAAGGCTTTAGGTACAGCCAAAAATATTTTTTTGCAAGACTGTGAAAAAAGATTTACTTTAGTAGGTTCTTTTGTATCTCACCATCTGAAGGATTCATCAATGGAAATCATCGAATCTTATGGTATGAAAATGGGAATTAGAACCTTAGATGCTTTACAACTTGCAGCTTTTAAACAAATTAGTGAAAATAATTGTTATTTCGTTTGTGCCGATAAAACACTTAATAAAATTGCTGAAGATATAGGAATAAATATATTTTTTAAACTTAAATAA
- a CDS encoding DUF6608 family protein, whose amino-acid sequence MISVMRINLNLKSTLILICVVYTLLTITSSGYALLVGITTATHFHLLARFAVTAIGIGSILMFNLFPRWPLWVMFALHYTATMGIIFLLMWVSSFFIELHPDAYRDIFFNFTPIYLLIAAIFVIRNKFRK is encoded by the coding sequence ATGATTAGCGTTATGCGCATTAACCTTAACTTGAAAAGCACCTTAATTCTTATCTGTGTTGTTTATACACTGCTTACCATTACTAGCTCTGGCTATGCACTTTTGGTTGGAATTACCACGGCGACGCATTTTCACTTATTGGCCCGCTTTGCAGTAACAGCTATCGGAATTGGCAGTATTCTCATGTTTAATTTATTTCCCCGCTGGCCTCTGTGGGTAATGTTTGCATTGCATTATACTGCAACCATGGGTATCATTTTTTTGCTGATGTGGGTTAGTAGTTTTTTTATAGAACTGCACCCTGATGCTTATCGCGACATTTTTTTTAACTTTACTCCAATTTATTTGTTGATTGCAGCTATCTTCGTAATTAGAAACAAATTTAGAAAGTAA
- a CDS encoding superinfection immunity protein, which yields MSVIINIFQVIFPLLVVFLYFVPSFMAKTENHADANLIILVNVLGSIGYILYNYTELILIPEAMPSILWIITFVWASLFRKKEELKTKQIVRRISIVVLVLGLLSYHFYSSNPQQQARSTVENYLSVLKNEQGLLRTLDYIAPSEPSITFDHKELEEELLIEVENYEFIKKLDTETKKETFDSLIGETKNYTSSNYRLSGLYETTDYKKFQEAVISDYGQKNILEKDDDNLKVKVTEQMAEDRMTDYLEYQFLYRIEGKQNAEEINGEYVFRVNNFHQDDRFRVVEMKEF from the coding sequence GTGAGTGTAATTATTAATATATTTCAAGTGATATTTCCTTTGCTAGTAGTATTTTTATACTTTGTACCATCTTTTATGGCAAAGACGGAAAATCACGCAGATGCTAATTTAATTATCTTGGTAAATGTATTAGGATCTATTGGCTATATATTGTATAACTATACTGAACTTATATTAATACCAGAAGCTATGCCTTCTATTCTTTGGATTATAACGTTTGTTTGGGCTAGCTTATTTAGAAAAAAAGAAGAATTAAAAACCAAACAAATAGTAAGAAGAATTTCAATAGTGGTATTGGTTTTGGGGCTGCTTTCTTATCACTTTTATAGCTCTAATCCACAACAACAGGCAAGAAGTACAGTTGAAAACTATTTATCCGTTCTCAAAAATGAACAAGGTCTCTTAAGAACTTTGGATTATATAGCCCCATCTGAACCAAGTATTACATTTGATCACAAGGAATTAGAAGAGGAATTACTTATTGAAGTAGAAAATTATGAATTCATTAAAAAACTTGACACTGAAACCAAAAAAGAAACATTTGATTCTCTTATAGGAGAAACTAAAAATTATACTTCATCTAATTATAGATTATCAGGATTATATGAAACTACAGATTATAAAAAATTTCAAGAAGCAGTAATTAGCGATTATGGTCAAAAAAACATTTTAGAAAAAGATGATGACAATCTTAAAGTGAAAGTTACTGAACAAATGGCAGAAGATAGGATGACGGATTATTTAGAATACCAGTTTTTATACCGGATAGAAGGTAAACAAAATGCCGAAGAAATAAATGGTGAATATGTTTTTAGGGTAAATAATTTTCATCAAGATGATAGATTTAGAGTCGTGGAAATGAAAGAATTTTAA
- a CDS encoding retropepsin-like aspartic protease, whose product MSNVLVDTGAASTLLSADVAMNLGLGPNPEDKIYTISGVGGNEFVYEKKIEEIKLCNLILTEFLVQIGAMDYGLEIDGILGMDYLIQSKSVIDTYNLYISSSN is encoded by the coding sequence TTGTCTAATGTTTTAGTAGATACTGGAGCGGCGTCTACTTTATTATCAGCAGATGTAGCTATGAATCTAGGTTTAGGACCAAATCCCGAAGACAAAATATACACTATTAGTGGCGTTGGAGGCAATGAGTTTGTATATGAAAAGAAGATAGAAGAAATAAAGTTATGCAATCTTATACTTACAGAATTTTTAGTTCAAATTGGTGCCATGGATTATGGTCTTGAAATAGATGGTATATTGGGAATGGACTATCTAATACAAAGTAAATCAGTGATTGATACATATAATTTATATATTTCAAGTAGCAATTGA
- a CDS encoding DUF4367 domain-containing protein — translation MNEHFEKEKWDKLLMDIEEHRGKKRLKKVGKSISFVILGLIFINFSVGAFFTSPSEALRSVVLDISREEDGHYVQYNWLPEEKLDEIELELKDEGVYLPEYLPPGYELDEFDISPEVYNAHITFKNDEDLLLRLTQRELSENEERASAYPNAEEIDEDVEIDGYEGMIVYHKNDYITVLFIDHKLIEHSITGKLAKEEIINIAESIH, via the coding sequence ATGAATGAACACTTCGAAAAAGAAAAATGGGACAAATTACTTATGGACATAGAAGAGCACCGAGGAAAAAAGAGATTAAAAAAAGTCGGCAAAAGTATTTCTTTTGTAATTTTAGGCCTAATATTTATTAATTTTTCTGTTGGTGCTTTCTTTACTTCTCCTTCAGAGGCACTAAGGTCGGTTGTTTTAGATATTAGCCGTGAAGAGGATGGGCACTACGTACAATACAACTGGCTACCTGAGGAAAAATTAGATGAGATTGAGTTAGAATTAAAAGATGAAGGTGTATATTTACCAGAATATCTGCCGCCTGGGTATGAGTTGGATGAATTTGATATTTCCCCTGAAGTTTATAACGCCCATATAACATTTAAGAACGATGAAGATTTATTATTGAGGTTGACTCAAAGAGAATTATCTGAAAATGAAGAAAGAGCTAGTGCTTACCCAAATGCAGAAGAGATTGATGAAGATGTAGAAATAGATGGATATGAAGGTATGATTGTCTATCATAAAAATGATTATATAACCGTCTTGTTTATTGATCATAAATTAATAGAACACTCTATCACTGGTAAATTAGCAAAAGAAGAAATAATTAATATTGCTGAATCTATTCATTAA
- a CDS encoding DUF998 domain-containing protein yields the protein MKRVYLLSGVVSPFLYAFTVILGGVLSDGYNHANQAISELTAAGAPFRLTLNILFSISLLLAAYFAITSLQYIKQFKNRLLNISMWILLTISVLSLLWAFFPMDLRGADTTIQGAIHLILAGIVSPLTIICPMLVGLGFRKINRFKGYSIYCLATAAIILVTGGIAALSAQNESAYMGVFARLTIGSYQQWLAITAMFFYLFLPERKRGWVK from the coding sequence GTGAAAAGAGTCTATCTACTTTCCGGTGTTGTTTCTCCATTTCTTTATGCTTTTACTGTAATCCTGGGAGGAGTGTTGTCAGATGGTTATAACCATGCAAACCAGGCTATCAGTGAATTAACAGCTGCAGGTGCTCCTTTTAGGCTTACACTAAATATTTTATTTAGTATTTCTCTTCTTTTAGCTGCTTATTTCGCGATAACTTCGCTCCAATATATTAAACAATTTAAAAATAGATTGCTAAATATAAGCATGTGGATTCTTTTGACTATAAGTGTTTTAAGCTTGTTATGGGCCTTTTTCCCTATGGATCTCCGCGGAGCCGATACTACCATCCAGGGAGCAATTCATTTGATATTGGCCGGAATTGTTTCTCCGCTAACCATAATTTGTCCGATGCTAGTTGGACTAGGTTTTCGTAAGATTAACAGATTCAAAGGTTATAGTATTTATTGCTTGGCTACTGCGGCTATTATACTTGTAACAGGGGGTATAGCTGCCCTCAGTGCCCAAAACGAATCGGCTTATATGGGGGTTTTTGCACGACTAACCATAGGCTCTTACCAACAATGGTTAGCGATTACAGCAATGTTTTTTTATCTGTTTTTACCCGAAAGAAAGAGGGGATGGGTGAAGTGA
- a CDS encoding DUF975 family protein produces MEKIYKKKGRIFIFSTREAIKFGWGKFVEKVGFWVVLMLLYFVIIFGVDFWSLLVRDLPVSFLFDLISMALSLIFSLGMIKITLKAYENEAYSYSDFLNVFKYLIRYIISFIIYLAVVLIVTLIVVMPFILFATSLAFDTLYRITDGTQPLIVGFLVIMGLPGMIPGILLAIKLFFFDYFIVDKDMGIIESLKASFRLTKGRLLKLIVFFLAVVLINFGGILLLGIGLLVTMPISFLATAHVYKKLVERESTEFA; encoded by the coding sequence ATGGAGAAGATTTATAAAAAGAAAGGAAGGATTTTTATTTTTTCTACAAGAGAGGCTATTAAATTTGGCTGGGGGAAATTTGTCGAGAAGGTTGGTTTTTGGGTTGTTTTGATGCTATTGTACTTTGTAATAATATTTGGGGTAGATTTTTGGAGCCTTCTGGTTAGGGATCTTCCTGTATCATTTTTGTTTGATTTAATAAGCATGGCCTTATCTTTGATTTTTTCCCTTGGGATGATTAAGATTACATTGAAAGCTTACGAAAATGAAGCTTATAGTTATTCAGACTTCTTAAATGTATTCAAGTATTTAATTAGGTATATTATCTCATTTATAATTTATCTTGCAGTAGTGTTGATTGTTACTTTAATAGTTGTGATGCCCTTTATTTTATTTGCAACAAGTCTTGCTTTTGATACATTGTACAGAATCACAGATGGCACACAACCTCTGATTGTTGGTTTTTTAGTTATCATGGGATTACCTGGAATGATTCCAGGGATTCTACTAGCTATAAAGCTTTTCTTTTTCGATTATTTTATCGTAGATAAAGACATGGGAATAATAGAGTCGCTAAAAGCAAGCTTTAGACTGACCAAAGGTCGATTATTAAAATTAATAGTTTTCTTTCTTGCAGTTGTATTAATTAATTTTGGCGGAATTTTACTGCTGGGAATAGGGCTTTTGGTTACTATGCCTATATCGTTTCTAGCTACGGCACATGTTTACAAAAAATTAGTAGAAAGAGAGTCTACGGAATTTGCTTAA
- a CDS encoding aldehyde ferredoxin oxidoreductase family protein: protein MPNDAWAGQILWVDLTSKEITKKDLPEELAANYLGQSGVNAKILYDSINEDTRPFDPENPLIFGTGPLTGTLAPCSGRYTVTSLSPLTNLFGDANSGGHFGPELKYSGFDHIVITGSSEEPVYLWINEGEVKIKSASHLKGLDTWKTEDKIKAELGQETAQVACIGPAGENLVRFAAVINNKCRAAGRTGMGAVMGSKNLKAVVVKGSAGTTVKEPSSFLGAVRKSENDIFNDPLYPNASKYGTTAITGLAQHLGFLPTRNFQYSSFEGADNLSGDVILDNYTIRHKGCFNCPVSCSRFYKVEDGEYSGTFGEGPEYESISALGPKCGNDNLPSVLNANTLCNKLGLDTISSGNMVAWAMECREKGLLADNLTNPEGEVLEWGNHRAIVKLIKMIANREGLGDILAEGGVRASEKIGGKDYLVHSKGLDYPAVDVRGTKGMALSFAASPRGGDHLKGLPLYEVAPDVYKDDIKEELNIEIGDEYWKEYNTKAELITWHENWHCVVDSLGLCKLEGIALKPLKPRHFVSLYKTATGMDITEKEMEQIGERIYNLEKLINIKVGDVKREDDLPPKRLLEEPIKNGLNKGEKLKSEDFNNLLDEYYKLRGWDLSGRPLKETLEKLNLA from the coding sequence ATGCCTAATGATGCCTGGGCAGGACAAATTCTATGGGTGGATCTAACAAGCAAAGAAATTACTAAGAAAGATCTTCCTGAAGAGTTGGCTGCTAATTATCTTGGTCAATCAGGGGTAAATGCTAAGATTTTGTATGACTCGATAAATGAAGACACTCGCCCCTTTGATCCAGAAAATCCTTTAATATTTGGAACAGGGCCTTTAACAGGAACACTTGCGCCTTGTTCTGGAAGATATACTGTAACGTCCCTCTCCCCTTTAACTAACTTGTTTGGCGATGCCAATTCTGGAGGACATTTTGGGCCTGAGCTAAAATATTCAGGGTTTGATCACATAGTTATCACTGGTAGTTCAGAAGAGCCAGTGTATCTATGGATAAATGAAGGTGAAGTAAAAATAAAGTCAGCTTCTCATTTGAAGGGACTTGATACATGGAAAACAGAAGATAAGATAAAAGCAGAATTAGGACAAGAGACAGCACAGGTTGCTTGTATAGGCCCTGCAGGCGAAAACCTTGTCCGCTTCGCAGCAGTTATTAATAATAAATGTAGGGCTGCAGGAAGGACTGGTATGGGAGCTGTGATGGGGTCAAAGAATCTAAAAGCTGTAGTTGTTAAGGGTTCGGCAGGTACTACTGTAAAAGAGCCAAGCTCCTTTCTTGGTGCAGTTCGAAAGAGTGAAAATGACATATTTAATGACCCCTTGTATCCCAATGCTTCTAAATATGGTACAACTGCCATTACAGGGCTTGCCCAACATTTAGGTTTTTTACCCACAAGGAACTTTCAGTACTCATCTTTTGAGGGAGCCGATAATCTAAGTGGAGATGTAATCCTAGACAACTATACTATCAGGCATAAAGGTTGTTTTAACTGTCCAGTAAGCTGCAGTCGCTTTTACAAAGTTGAAGACGGAGAATATTCAGGAACATTCGGTGAAGGGCCAGAATATGAGAGTATATCAGCATTAGGTCCAAAATGCGGTAACGATAATTTACCTTCAGTGTTAAACGCCAATACTCTCTGTAACAAACTTGGATTAGATACGATCTCCTCGGGTAATATGGTTGCCTGGGCTATGGAATGTAGAGAAAAGGGGCTTTTGGCTGACAATCTTACAAACCCTGAAGGTGAAGTCCTTGAATGGGGTAATCACCGGGCAATAGTAAAACTTATTAAAATGATAGCAAACCGCGAAGGTCTAGGAGATATCCTGGCTGAAGGAGGAGTAAGAGCTAGTGAAAAAATCGGCGGAAAAGACTATTTGGTTCACTCAAAAGGATTAGATTACCCTGCAGTTGATGTCCGAGGGACAAAAGGCATGGCGCTAAGTTTTGCAGCATCACCCAGGGGCGGTGACCATCTAAAAGGACTTCCTTTATACGAAGTTGCACCCGATGTTTATAAAGATGACATAAAAGAAGAACTAAATATTGAAATTGGTGATGAGTACTGGAAAGAATACAATACAAAAGCAGAGCTTATAACCTGGCATGAAAACTGGCACTGTGTGGTTGATTCCCTTGGGCTTTGTAAACTTGAGGGCATAGCCCTAAAGCCGCTAAAACCACGTCATTTTGTCAGTCTTTATAAGACTGCGACTGGAATGGATATTACTGAAAAAGAGATGGAACAAATAGGAGAGCGTATCTATAATTTAGAAAAACTTATTAATATAAAGGTTGGAGATGTTAAACGAGAAGATGACTTACCACCCAAAAGGCTCTTAGAAGAACCTATTAAGAATGGCTTAAATAAGGGTGAGAAGTTAAAATCTGAAGACTTCAATAATTTGTTAGATGAATATTATAAGCTAAGAGGATGGGACCTGTCAGGACGCCCACTAAAAGAAACTCTAGAGAAACTAAACTTGGCTTAG
- a CDS encoding ABC transporter permease subunit: protein MYSYNFVELLNIEGISEQLEGDFGILGGIIEEFTLLFGDHTTYIWSQWHGNNLVQIGAILSIILGMGVIAKETSKGTISFLVSKPVSRFEIFTTKVATGVRYFMEL, encoded by the coding sequence GTGTATTCATATAATTTTGTTGAACTTTTAAATATTGAGGGGATTTCAGAGCAGCTTGAAGGGGACTTTGGGATTCTTGGGGGCATAATCGAAGAATTTACGCTACTTTTTGGAGATCATACCACTTATATCTGGAGCCAGTGGCATGGGAATAACCTTGTGCAGATAGGTGCAATATTATCTATAATACTTGGGATGGGTGTAATAGCAAAAGAAACTTCCAAAGGGACAATAAGCTTTCTAGTCAGCAAACCAGTAAGTAGATTTGAGATTTTTACAACAAAAGTGGCAACAGGGGTTAGATACTTTATGGAATTATAA
- a CDS encoding heavy metal-binding domain-containing protein, with protein MEDTRENAINDMVKEAEKLGANAIIGIRFSSSQIASGSSEIMVYGTAIKI; from the coding sequence ATGGAAGATACACGTGAAAATGCTATAAATGATATGGTAAAAGAAGCTGAAAAGTTGGGAGCTAATGCTATTATCGGAATCAGATTTAGTTCTTCTCAGATAGCTTCTGGTTCTTCAGAAATAATGGTTTATGGTACTGCTATAAAAATATAA
- a CDS encoding protease complex subunit PrcB family protein, which translates to MGKIILSKNKLCIKVLVLVLVLLSQGAFAYGESLEAEGEKDLEPGAVLEMKTEEFEKGKEIKFDIKNVGETELTFARMFEVEYYNEESENWEAIELDIVWPQDMIMLLPGESHTQTLNQDNFAQEAKKGLYRINKDIQCFDTGKEFELQEEFEIIPKTSKDETIEGTQDDITYIYKNGELKLDWGEKNTGGYEISIEDFSIDDDKLIVDYALTSPGDAPVIQVITHPTDTKTIPSEMREFDEIELNLLEHNKLDEEEKLDEEEKEEKEIKEEKNKLFSLILKLFRLLSFDLK; encoded by the coding sequence ATGGGTAAAATTATTCTAAGTAAAAACAAGCTGTGTATAAAAGTATTAGTATTAGTACTAGTTTTGCTTTCGCAAGGGGCATTTGCCTATGGGGAATCACTTGAAGCGGAGGGTGAGAAAGATTTAGAACCAGGTGCAGTTTTAGAAATGAAAACTGAAGAATTTGAAAAAGGGAAAGAGATAAAATTTGATATTAAAAATGTAGGGGAAACGGAATTGACATTTGCCAGGATGTTTGAAGTAGAATATTATAACGAAGAAAGTGAAAATTGGGAAGCTATAGAATTAGATATTGTTTGGCCTCAAGATATGATTATGCTGCTCCCGGGAGAAAGCCATACTCAAACACTTAATCAGGACAACTTTGCCCAAGAGGCTAAAAAAGGTTTGTACAGAATCAACAAAGATATTCAATGCTTTGATACGGGAAAAGAATTTGAGCTGCAGGAAGAATTTGAAATTATCCCCAAAACATCAAAAGATGAAACCATCGAAGGGACCCAGGACGATATTACTTATATATACAAAAATGGAGAACTAAAACTAGATTGGGGAGAAAAAAACACAGGGGGATATGAGATATCAATTGAAGATTTTTCTATAGATGATGACAAGCTTATAGTAGACTATGCTCTCACATCTCCGGGGGATGCTCCCGTAATACAAGTTATAACACACCCTACTGATACTAAAACTATACCATCAGAGATGAGAGAATTTGATGAAATAGAACTAAATCTTCTAGAGCATAACAAATTAGATGAAGAAGAAAAGTTGGATGAAGAAGAAAAAGAAGAAAAAGAAATAAAAGAAGAAAAGAATAAATTATTTAGCCTGATATTAAAGTTATTTCGTTTACTTTCTTTTGATCTAAAATAG